One Drosophila willistoni isolate 14030-0811.24 unplaced genomic scaffold, UCI_dwil_1.1 Seg198.1, whole genome shotgun sequence DNA segment encodes these proteins:
- the LOC124461084 gene encoding mediator of RNA polymerase II transcription subunit 15-like, which produces MQQQHQVVGQQRQPPAQACQFQVSTPIDTQQQQSTNLVPPMSANIQYLQILATQQQHQSDGQQRQKTIPVPQNAANIQHLQLLAELNQHQLAGQQHQPAAQVSQLRASSFADTQQQQSDIPAPPMTANIQYSPQMDTQQHQMVVQQHHPAAQASQLRTSSSVDTQQQQSPTTHLDRHAMREATAHFDGAPSLIRFDCHLRYQKIIERNELERAPE; this is translated from the coding sequence atgcagcagcagcatcaagtGGTTGGACAGCAGCGTCAGCCTCCAGCACAGGCCTGTCAGTTTCAGGTGTCAACTCCCATCgacacacagcagcagcaatccaCAAATCTAGTTCCTCCTATGTCAgcaaatatacaatatctACAGATATTGgcgacgcagcagcagcatcaatcAGATGGCCAGCAGCGGCAGAAAACTATTCCAGTTCCTCAAAATGCAGCTAATATACAACATCTTCAGCTATTGGCGGAGCTGAATCAGCATCAACTGGCTGGCCAGCAGCATCAGCCCGCAGCACAAGTCTCTCAGCTACGGGCTTCATCTTTTGCTGAcactcagcagcagcaatctgaCATTCCAGCTCCACCAATGACAGCAAATATTCAATACTCACCGCAAATGGATACGCAGCAGCATCAAATGGTCGTCCAGCAGCACCACCCAGCAGCACAGGCCTCCCAGCTACGGACTTCATCTTCCGTTgacacacagcagcagcaatctccAACTACTCATCTAGATCGGCATGCAATGCGGGAGGCGACGGCCCATTTTGATGGCGCCCCATCTCTCATCAGATTCGATTGCCACCTAAGATACCAAAAAATTATTGAGAGAAACGAACTCGAACGAGCTCCTGAATGA